The following proteins come from a genomic window of Dongia rigui:
- a CDS encoding FecCD family ABC transporter permease: MTAWVLARAGSAAGRGSVVPLLLSLAVLGSLVLALLIGPTMIVPGDVWDSLATALGSKAAMVDEMTARVVLDLRLPRALMAVMVGAVLAGGGAITQGLFRNPLADPGLIGVSGGAALAAASYIVFGAALLGQSGAAHYLAMPIISFCGGLATVAIIRRLSIQDGRTDVATMLLAGTAINAVVFAGIGLLTVISDDAQLRSITFWTLGSLSGGGWSSLAIVMPVGLATVAAGFLAARVLDGMMLGEAEAYCLGFRVETAKRLLIFFVAAGVGACVSFTGLIGFVGIIAPHMARVLLGPMHRGLIVASALMGGLLLVLADTLCRTLIAPAELPIGVITSLIGAPVFLALLLSRRRMGRL, encoded by the coding sequence ATGACGGCTTGGGTGCTGGCCCGGGCCGGATCCGCCGCTGGGCGAGGGTCGGTGGTGCCGCTGCTGCTTTCCCTTGCCGTTCTGGGCAGTCTCGTGCTCGCCCTTCTGATCGGCCCCACCATGATCGTCCCTGGCGACGTGTGGGACAGCCTGGCGACTGCCCTTGGATCGAAGGCGGCGATGGTCGATGAAATGACGGCGCGCGTGGTCCTGGATCTGCGATTGCCCCGCGCGCTGATGGCGGTCATGGTGGGTGCCGTGTTGGCTGGTGGTGGCGCCATCACGCAGGGGCTGTTTCGCAATCCGCTGGCGGACCCTGGCTTGATCGGCGTTTCGGGCGGCGCGGCGTTGGCAGCGGCAAGCTACATTGTCTTTGGTGCAGCTTTGCTGGGGCAGAGCGGGGCAGCGCATTATCTTGCGATGCCGATCATCTCGTTCTGCGGTGGGTTGGCAACGGTTGCCATCATCCGGCGCCTGTCGATCCAGGACGGGCGCACCGATGTGGCGACGATGTTGCTGGCCGGCACGGCGATCAATGCCGTTGTCTTTGCCGGTATCGGCTTGCTGACCGTCATCAGCGATGATGCGCAATTGCGTTCGATCACCTTCTGGACATTGGGCAGCCTTAGCGGGGGCGGATGGAGTTCGCTCGCCATAGTGATGCCGGTCGGACTGGCGACGGTCGCCGCCGGTTTTCTCGCCGCACGCGTGCTTGACGGCATGATGTTGGGAGAGGCCGAGGCCTATTGCCTGGGCTTTCGCGTCGAGACGGCCAAGCGGTTGCTGATCTTCTTCGTCGCGGCAGGCGTCGGCGCCTGCGTGTCCTTCACCGGGTTGATCGGCTTTGTCGGCATCATCGCCCCCCATATGGCGCGCGTGCTGCTGGGGCCGATGCACCGGGGCCTTATTGTGGCTTCGGCACTGATGGGCGGCCTGCTGCTGGTTCTTGCCGACACATTGTGCCGGACATTGATCGCGCCGGCCGAGCTGCCGATCGGTGTCATTACCAGCCTGATCGGCGCGCCGGTTTTTCTCGCCCTGCTGCTCAGCCGGCGGCGGATGGGACGGCTATGA
- a CDS encoding heme/hemin ABC transporter substrate-binding protein, protein MGTFKIGRRAFLIGAGLVAAMPTGRARAAAKRIVCAGGAMTEIVFALGHGDSVVAVDTTSWFPYERVSKLPKIGYLRMLAAEGVLSTQPDLILADHDAGPPDVMRQLQSMKINLHQFDEKSTAETVGAKINFVGDALGETDKAREVSTAYESDLQTLQVAVGKLTARPSVLFLLNAASNGLRGAGAGTGADDIIRLAGGSNAFAAARGYQSVSPESALTADPAFILLMQETLDEMGGIEQVKALPALAHLKAVAEGRIIALHGSYLLGFGPRTAHAAWELAAQLHPNEALPALPKRPWLGT, encoded by the coding sequence ATGGGGACTTTCAAAATCGGCCGGCGCGCATTTCTGATCGGTGCAGGTCTCGTGGCGGCAATGCCGACGGGCCGTGCGCGGGCGGCGGCCAAACGGATTGTTTGCGCGGGCGGGGCGATGACCGAGATTGTCTTCGCCCTGGGCCATGGCGACAGCGTGGTAGCGGTCGATACGACGAGCTGGTTCCCCTATGAACGGGTGAGCAAGCTGCCGAAGATCGGCTATCTGCGCATGCTGGCGGCGGAAGGGGTGCTGTCGACGCAGCCCGATCTGATCCTGGCCGATCATGATGCCGGGCCCCCGGACGTCATGCGGCAATTGCAGAGCATGAAGATCAACCTGCATCAGTTCGATGAGAAGTCGACGGCGGAAACGGTCGGCGCCAAGATCAATTTCGTCGGCGATGCACTAGGCGAGACCGACAAAGCGCGTGAGGTTTCGACGGCTTATGAATCGGATTTGCAGACCCTGCAGGTTGCGGTCGGCAAACTGACGGCCAGGCCGAGTGTGCTGTTCTTGCTCAACGCAGCCTCCAACGGTTTGCGCGGGGCGGGTGCCGGTACCGGCGCCGACGACATCATTCGCCTGGCCGGTGGCAGCAATGCCTTTGCTGCGGCCAGGGGCTATCAGTCGGTGTCGCCGGAATCGGCACTGACGGCCGATCCAGCCTTTATCCTGCTGATGCAGGAGACGCTGGACGAGATGGGGGGCATTGAGCAGGTGAAGGCCTTGCCTGCCTTGGCCCATCTCAAGGCCGTTGCTGAGGGCCGGATTATCGCCCTGCATGGCAGTTATCTGTTGGGCTTCGGCCCGCGCACGGCGCATGCGGCCTGGGAATTGGCTGCGCAACTGCATCCGAATGAGGCCCTGCCGGCCCTGCCGAAGCGGCCATGGCTCGGCACATGA
- a CDS encoding hemin-degrading factor codes for MSATEPTNSSPNPDLRNDIARRWAASKATTPHLRAREAAEQLGISEAQLVDSQVGQGTLRLKTDWPAFFAALPGLGRVMALTRNEEAVHERRGTFEPASFEGHVGLVLGPDIDLRIFLSHWRFAFAVEESGPKGVRRSLQVFDAEGVAVHKIYAEETTDIAAWQALVANLAMELSVAPLVVEPKAPEKPKVNAEVDRDAFLAEWAAMQDTHEFFGFLRRHKIEPTDAFRLAEGRFTTRLSTQGTNDLLVGASSGGVPIMVFVGNPGLIQIHTGPVKRIERMGPWLNVLDPEFNLHLREDRIAETWLVRKPTVDGVVTSVEVFNAEGGRIGTFFGKRKPGEPELEAWRKLAEGLATNPGAPLAGAA; via the coding sequence ATGTCCGCCACCGAACCAACCAACTCGTCGCCGAACCCGGACTTGCGGAACGACATCGCGCGGCGTTGGGCGGCATCAAAAGCGACGACTCCGCATTTGCGGGCGCGCGAAGCCGCTGAGCAGCTGGGTATCAGCGAGGCGCAATTGGTGGACAGCCAGGTCGGCCAAGGAACGCTGCGATTGAAGACGGATTGGCCGGCCTTCTTCGCGGCCCTGCCGGGTCTCGGTCGGGTCATGGCGCTGACGCGCAATGAGGAAGCGGTCCACGAGCGCCGCGGCACCTTTGAACCGGCAAGCTTCGAAGGGCATGTCGGCCTGGTCCTGGGGCCGGATATCGATTTGCGCATCTTCCTCAGCCATTGGCGCTTTGCTTTCGCCGTCGAGGAGAGCGGGCCAAAGGGTGTGCGTCGCAGCCTGCAGGTCTTCGACGCGGAAGGTGTCGCGGTTCATAAGATCTATGCCGAAGAAACCACGGACATCGCGGCTTGGCAGGCATTAGTTGCCAACCTGGCGATGGAGCTTAGCGTGGCGCCGCTGGTCGTCGAACCCAAGGCGCCGGAGAAGCCCAAGGTCAACGCCGAGGTCGATCGTGACGCGTTCCTTGCCGAATGGGCGGCGATGCAGGATACACATGAGTTCTTCGGTTTCCTGCGGCGACATAAGATCGAGCCGACAGACGCCTTCCGTCTGGCTGAGGGCCGCTTCACGACGCGCTTGTCGACACAGGGGACAAATGACTTGCTGGTAGGGGCCTCAAGCGGCGGCGTGCCGATCATGGTCTTTGTCGGCAATCCTGGCCTGATCCAGATCCATACTGGTCCGGTGAAGCGGATTGAGCGCATGGGGCCGTGGCTCAATGTGCTGGACCCGGAATTCAATCTGCATCTGCGCGAGGATCGCATCGCCGAGACCTGGCTGGTGCGCAAGCCGACGGTTGACGGCGTCGTGACATCGGTCGAGGTCTTCAATGCTGAAGGTGGCCGTATCGGCACCTTCTTTGGCAAGCGCAAGCCGGGCGAGCCGGAACTTGAAGCCTGGCGCAAACTTGCCGAAGGCTTGGCGACGAATCCCGGTGCACCCCTGGCCGGGGCTGCCTGA
- a CDS encoding TonB-dependent hemoglobin/transferrin/lactoferrin family receptor, whose product MAEQPAGSGANSQVAQDGGATPPTEDPAAAPAEEPIFLEPLTVTGTKLPTPRNEVPATIDVISAEDLERSQPSTLGDILNDLPGVEVEGGPKGSQSQPNIRGFGGTGWGSNRVVTTIDGARQNTGAAHGGSMFIDPDVLKQVEVLKGTGSTLYGSGAIGGVLALTTKDAEDFLDDGDTFGFKVKGGFHSVNDEWLSSTTLAYKPVEQVDFLGNFTYRNGDDYEGGSGRNIEHSSTDIQNGLVKLGINPAEGHRLELSGLIFSDDEDILGTDVDNANFEYSADHEIRKSTATAHYSFDSPDTDLVNLQATLYRDDTDIRDDGKDYDRVTKTDLTTTGLDLFNTAEFDTDWAQHAFTLGTEYYHDAGEGRVNGEKQGQNPDATQDVVGIYAQYSMKLFDQLTITPGLRWDYYQTNPEGSDFDDRNDDRLSPKVGINWQPLEWASLYGSYSQGYRAPSIREMYISGTHFAIFGPFNNVFVPNPNLKPESTETWEGGIRLDFEDVLMAHDSLRFNAAYYNTDAKNFIDGDVTMDFGTFTFTTTPVNVPRAEIEGAEISLAYDSDYVFFGGSYARIRGDNKTDDEPLTSIPADKLMLTIGGKIPALDLSAGITNEIAWAQDRVADETLAVDGYHVVGLFASWVPDEGPLAGFRVDAGIENLFDNSYERYLALEEAPGRDYRVAVSYSASF is encoded by the coding sequence TTGGCTGAACAACCCGCCGGATCCGGCGCCAATTCACAGGTGGCGCAGGATGGCGGCGCGACACCGCCCACGGAAGATCCGGCAGCCGCGCCGGCGGAAGAGCCGATCTTTCTGGAGCCGCTGACGGTCACCGGCACGAAGCTACCGACGCCGCGCAATGAGGTGCCGGCGACAATCGACGTGATCAGCGCCGAGGACCTGGAGCGCAGCCAGCCATCGACGCTTGGCGACATCCTGAACGATCTGCCTGGCGTGGAAGTGGAGGGCGGTCCCAAGGGATCGCAATCGCAGCCCAATATCCGCGGCTTCGGCGGTACCGGCTGGGGTTCGAACCGCGTCGTCACCACGATCGACGGCGCGCGGCAGAATACCGGCGCCGCCCATGGCGGCAGCATGTTCATCGATCCGGACGTGCTGAAGCAGGTTGAGGTGCTGAAGGGCACTGGCTCGACACTTTACGGCAGCGGGGCGATCGGTGGCGTGCTGGCGCTCACCACAAAGGATGCCGAGGATTTCCTGGATGATGGCGATACCTTCGGCTTCAAGGTGAAGGGGGGCTTCCATTCCGTGAATGACGAATGGCTGAGCAGCACGACGCTTGCGTACAAACCGGTCGAGCAGGTCGATTTCCTCGGCAATTTCACCTATCGCAATGGCGACGATTATGAAGGCGGCTCGGGCCGGAACATTGAGCACAGCTCGACCGATATCCAGAACGGCCTGGTGAAGCTTGGCATCAATCCCGCCGAAGGGCACCGCCTGGAACTGTCGGGGCTGATCTTCTCGGATGACGAAGACATCTTAGGCACGGATGTCGACAACGCCAATTTCGAGTACAGCGCCGATCACGAGATACGCAAGAGCACGGCGACAGCACACTACAGCTTTGACAGCCCCGATACCGATCTGGTCAATCTGCAGGCGACGCTCTATCGCGATGACACCGACATCAGGGATGACGGGAAGGATTACGACCGGGTCACGAAAACCGACCTCACGACCACCGGCTTAGACCTCTTCAACACGGCCGAGTTCGACACCGATTGGGCGCAACACGCCTTCACGCTGGGCACCGAGTATTATCATGATGCCGGCGAAGGTCGCGTCAATGGTGAAAAGCAGGGGCAGAATCCGGACGCGACGCAGGACGTCGTCGGCATCTATGCCCAGTATTCGATGAAGCTGTTTGATCAGCTCACCATCACGCCGGGCCTGCGCTGGGACTATTACCAGACCAATCCGGAAGGCAGCGACTTCGACGACCGCAATGATGACCGTCTGTCACCCAAGGTCGGGATCAACTGGCAGCCGCTCGAATGGGCGTCGCTCTATGGCAGCTATAGCCAGGGGTATCGCGCGCCATCGATCCGCGAAATGTACATCAGCGGTACTCATTTCGCGATCTTCGGGCCGTTCAACAACGTGTTTGTGCCGAACCCCAATTTGAAGCCGGAATCGACCGAAACCTGGGAGGGTGGCATTCGTCTGGATTTCGAAGACGTCCTCATGGCCCATGACTCGCTGCGCTTCAATGCGGCCTACTACAATACCGACGCCAAGAACTTCATCGATGGCGATGTGACGATGGATTTCGGTACCTTTACCTTCACGACGACGCCGGTCAACGTGCCGCGGGCGGAGATCGAAGGTGCCGAGATCAGCCTCGCCTATGATTCCGACTATGTGTTCTTTGGCGGCAGCTATGCGCGCATCCGCGGTGACAACAAGACGGATGACGAACCGCTGACCTCGATCCCGGCGGACAAGCTGATGCTGACCATCGGCGGCAAGATCCCGGCACTCGACCTCAGTGCCGGCATCACCAACGAGATCGCCTGGGCGCAGGACCGCGTCGCGGATGAGACTCTCGCGGTCGATGGGTATCACGTCGTCGGTTTGTTCGCGAGTTGGGTCCCCGATGAGGGGCCGCTGGCCGGGTTCCGGGTCGATGCCGGTATCGAAAACCTGTTTGACAATTCCTATGAGCGCTATCTCGCCCTCGAAGAGGCGCCAGGGCGCGATTACCGGGTCGCCGTCAGTTATTCGGCATCATTCTAA
- a CDS encoding PAS domain-containing protein, translated as MQQLDPTIFDIARPDQKSSLGEESASGHYRRSTSLGFLTTCSPLLAGFYNYWNEKRGNRPMPSRADLDPIDMKRWLPGIIIVDVLENPRRLVYRLVGSRSVALRQADVTGKTVVEAYHGTSLGDVLENYRLVIDEHRVVYDAEQKPSGSGLLKDSETLLLPLSSDGTKVDKVIVYIEVANT; from the coding sequence GTGCAGCAATTGGATCCCACCATCTTTGATATCGCCCGGCCGGACCAGAAATCATCCTTAGGCGAAGAATCCGCATCGGGTCACTATCGCCGCTCGACCTCGCTTGGGTTCCTCACGACCTGTTCCCCGTTGCTGGCCGGCTTCTACAATTATTGGAACGAAAAGCGCGGCAATCGTCCCATGCCGTCGCGCGCCGATCTCGATCCGATCGACATGAAGCGCTGGCTGCCCGGCATCATCATCGTCGACGTGCTCGAAAACCCGCGCCGCCTGGTCTACCGCCTGGTCGGCTCCCGCTCCGTCGCCCTGCGCCAAGCCGACGTTACCGGCAAGACCGTCGTCGAGGCCTATCATGGCACGTCGCTGGGCGATGTGCTGGAAAACTATCGCCTGGTGATCGACGAACATCGCGTCGTCTACGACGCCGAGCAGAAGCCCTCCGGCAGCGGATTGCTCAAAGACAGCGAAACCCTCCTGTTGCCGCTGTCGAGCGACGGCACCAAGGTCGACAAGGTCATTGTCTATATCGAAGTCGCCAACACCTGA